In one window of Temnothorax longispinosus isolate EJ_2023e chromosome 11, Tlon_JGU_v1, whole genome shotgun sequence DNA:
- the LOC139821686 gene encoding uncharacterized protein encodes MLPGLMQHLLRKFGIRHHLVINFINLRDPGFWTDLREVAVSYNNLMSVDGGERRVREFPTTMNTATQAQPETGTAATQADGPERRDAEIQIGEPPKRWGERRVPLPEARDRRQRTCWNCQSTFHVFIDCPFKRQVFCYGCGEKGVTLLRCHRCSAAYLRRAMPNIVSQLPRDRPRSRNRSATRWRESRRALSPCNDPQLPRGRPRSHDRSATRWRESRRASSPCNDLELPRGNERRTHSRRWLRDRNMAVGRVTPGLPRKRNIRGHRTTDDSELNRRRGIRETQRDALTKYRRDSGGPSHRTVKREDESTTDSRSGSSTPKDIFF; translated from the coding sequence ATGCTGCCGGGCTTGATGCAACATCTGTTAAGGAAATTTGGAATTCGCCACCATCTGGTGATCAACTTTATCAACCTAAGAGATCCCGGCTTCTGGACCGATTTGAGGGAGGTGGCGGTGTCTTACAACAACCTCATGTCGGTGGACGGAGGAGAGCGTCGCGTCCGCGAGTTCCCGACGACGATGAATACGGCCACGCAGGCTCAACCGGAAACCGGTACCGCCGCTACCCAGGCGGATGGCCCGGAGCGGCGGGACGCCGAAATACAGATCGGGGAGCCACCGAAGAGGTGGGGCGAGCGACGGGTACCCCTTCCAGAGGCTCGAGATCGACGACAACGGACCTGTTGGAACTGTCAGTCGACCTTTCATGTATTCATAGACTGCCCTTTCAAGCGGCAAGTATTTTGCTACGGTTGCGGGGAGAAGGGGGTCACGTTACTCCGGTGCCACCGCTGTAGTGCAGCCTATTTGAGAAGGGCGATGCCCAATATCGTCTCCCAATTACCACGGGACAGGCCAAGGAGCCGTAATAGATCCGCGACGCGATGGAGGGAAAGTCGTAGAGCTTTGTCACCATGTAACGACCCCCAATTACCACGGGGCAGGCCAAGAAGCCATGATAGATCCGCGACGCGATGGAGGGAAAGTCGTAGAGCCTCGTCACCATGTAACGACCTTGAGTTGCCACGAGGGAACGAACGGAGGACGCATTCAAGGAGATGGCTGAGGGACAGGAACATGGCCGTCGGTCGGGTCACGCCCGGACTTCCTCGCAAGCGCAATATCAGAGGCCACCGTACGACAGACGACTCTGAGCTCAACCGTCGCAGAGGAATCCGAGAAACCCAGCGGGACGCCCTGACGAAGTACCGGCGTGATTCCGGCGGGCCCAGTCACCGTACTGTCAAACGGGAAGACGAAAGCACCACCGATAGCCGTTCCGGATCGTCTACCCCGAaggacattttcttttaa